From the genome of Perca flavescens isolate YP-PL-M2 chromosome 12, PFLA_1.0, whole genome shotgun sequence, one region includes:
- the LOC114564870 gene encoding WW domain-containing adapter protein with coiled-coil yields MVMYARKPTRVSDGCNDRRDSQSYQAHKSQPKSQSSSLHRYDKVRDGSSDPTPPYKMLRRSDESPGSKQGDGTGHGKAKTSHAVRGKNGTSGSPQENSHNNSSHHGSDSHATQSKPADRHQDPADDWTEHISSSGKKYYYNCRTEVSQWEKPKDLLEREQRPKDPVKMGANSFPRDMDYRQEALQDKASTKTTSGDQSTASNSGHSSSSSSSQSLSSAPGALGSTPSAMSSSSSSSSGQVPQSVQSPSPALLQDPALLHQLLPALQATLQMNNGSMDMAKLNEVLAAAVTQASLRSVLHKLLTAGPAFNITALLSAAQHSNQAQHSSQSPVSLTSDASSPRPYVSPRNGTPQSSQKSLLGVHPGSIASSQTRGNMSSGKQGSVPLSQTAEKRPEDPRTLQQRSQEMLCTGSNIAGAALPHVPSGSTSQSQGDNPGSFTPTLATHFDESLIRHIQGWPSENTEKQAARLHEDLHNMGSLYMSEICTEMKNLRSLVRVCEIQATLREQRILFLRQQSKELDKLKNQNSYMV; encoded by the exons ATGGTGATGTATGCAAGGAAACCAACAAGAGTCAGCGATGG GTGCAACGACAGAAGGGATTCGCAATCCTATCAG GCCCATAAATCTCAGCCAAAGAGCCAGTCCAGCAGCCTTCACCGCTATGACAAAGTGCGCGATGGCTCATCAGACCCCACACCCCCCTACAAGATGCTGCGACGCTCCGACGAAAGTCCTGGCAGCAAACAGGGAGACGGCACGGGACATGGCAAGGCAAAAACCTCTCACGCAGTTAGAGGAAAAAATG GGACCAGCGGCTCTCCTCAGGAGAACTCTCACAACAACAGCTCCCACCATGGCTCCGACTCGCATGCGACTCAGAGCAAGCCTGCAGACAGG CACCAGGACCCAGCAGATGACTGGACAGAACACATCAGCTCCTCTGGGAAGAAGTACTACTACAACTGTAGAACTGAGGTCTCCCAATGGGAGAAGCCCAAGGACCTGTTGGAGAG GGAACAACGACCGAAAGACCCAGTCAAGATGGGGGCGAATAGTTTCCCCAGGGACATGGACTACAGACAAGAGGCCTTGCAGGACAAAGCCTCAACTA AGACAACATCAGGGGACCAGTCCACAGCATCCAACTCCGGccattcctcctcttcctcttcttctcagAGCCTGAGCTCTGCTCCTGGTGCTTTGGGTTCCACCCCCTCCGCcatgtcctcctcctcttcctcctcttcggGGCAGGTGCCTCAGTCTGTCCAGTCCCCGTCACCAGCACTGCTGCAGGACCCAGCCCTCCTGCATCAGCTCCTCCCAGCGCTGCAGGCCACTCTGCAGATGAACAACGGCAGCATGGACATGGCCAAACTCAATGAGG TCTTGGCAGCTGCTGTCACCCAAGCTTCCTTGCGGTCTGTACTTCATAAGCTCCTCACTGCTGGACCTGCTTTCAACATCACTGCTCTGCTCTCAGCTGCTCAGCACTCCAACCAAG CCCAGCACTCCAGTCAGTCCCCCGTCTCCCTGACGTCGGATGCATCATCGCCGCGGCCGTACGTCTCACCACGCAACGGCACGCCACAGAGCAGCCAGAAATCCCTTCTTGGCGTGCACCCTGGCAGCATCGCATCCTCACAAACAAGG GGCAACATGTCTTCAGGTAAACAAGGATCAGTCCCCCTGTCTCAGACCGCAGAGAAGCGTCCAGAGGACCCCAGAACTCTCCAGCAGAGAAG CCAGGAGATGCTGTGCACGGGATCAAACATAGCTGGTGCTGCGTTGCCCCACGTCCCCTCAGGCAGCACCAGCCAATCCCAGGGCGACAACCCTGGCTCATTCACCCCCACCCTGGCAACTCATTTCGATGAGAGCCTCATCAGACATATCCAAGGATGGCCTTCAGAGAACACTGAGAAACAG GCGGCTCGGTTGCACGAGGACCTCCACAACATGGGCAGCTTGTACATGTCTGAGATCTGCACAGAGATGAAAAACCTCCGCTCCCTGGTCCGAGTGTGTGAAATCCAGGCCACGCTGAGGGAACAGAG AATCCTGTTTCTGAGGCAGCAGAGCAAAGAGCTGGACAAGCTGAAGAACCAGAACTCCTACATGGTGTGA